The Rhodothermales bacterium region CTTCACCGAGATCATCTCGCAGTCGAACGGACGGGTGGTCGTGCTGGCCGGCGGAACGGGAGATGTCGTCGCCAGCTTCGACGCCACGAGCCAGCTCGGGACGGGCATCGGGGGGCAGGATGTGTATTACGACGCCGTCAGCCGGCGCTTTCTTGTCATCGAAGGGATGTCGCTGCTGGCATTCGATACGGCGTCCAATGTGTCGCTTCCGACCGTTTCGATCCCCGGCTCCGAGGCCCTCGGCGCCGTGGCGTACGACGACGTGACGAGCCGGTTTTTTGTGGGCCGGCTGAATGGCTTCACCGAGGCCGGGTTTGTCTCCGTCCACGATACGCAAGGGAGAGAGGTAGGCCGTGCCGCCGCCGGCATCGCCCCGTCGTCGATTGCGTTGTGGACGGGCGGATCGCCGGTCGCGACCGAGTCGCCAGAAATCCCTCGCCCATTCGCGCTGTCGCCCGGCTACCCGAATCCGTTTCGCGGGGCGGTTGCCATCGGGTTTCAGGTAGATGTCCCGGCTTCGGTTCGGCTGGCGGTATACAACCTGCTCGGCGAACGCGTGGCGGTGTTGGCGGAGGGCGTGTATCCGGCCGGGGCGCACGAGGTTAGGTGGGCGCCCGGCTTGTCGTCGGCTGGCGTGTACATAAGCCGGCTGGAAGTAGAAGGCGTTTCGGTGTCACGCCCGCTCACCTATGTCCGATAATCGCATGCGCATCTGCATCGATCGGTGCCTCTGCCATGGGCGGACGTTTGGCGAGATCAAAAAAATTGCCAGGGAGGCCGGCGATACGACCCTCGAAACGCTGCAACGCCGCGGCGTCTGCGGCGCCGGCTGCGGCCGGTGTCATCCGTATGTGAAGCGGATGCTGCGTACCGGGGAGACGGAGTTTCAAGAACTGGTGGGCGGGGACTGGTAGGGAGGTCTATTCGCTACACTCATCAGTCGCATGGCTCGTGTCTCCACTTCGTCTCCGGTAAGCCGGCGACTTTGGTCGAGATGACATTGATTTTTTGGGCTGCAGCCTCTTTCACTTTTCACTTTTCACTTTTCACTTTTCACTTTTCACTTTTCACTTTTTCCCCCATCCGCCGCCGCCCGGTGTTTCGATCCGGAGGCGGTCGCCGGCTTCGAATCGGCGCGAGAATTTGCCTGGGAGCGGGGTTTCCGCACCGTCGGGGTGGATGAGCGTGTTGCGGCCGGTGGTGCCGTCCTGTCCGCCGGCGAGTCCGGGCGGTCCCTGTCGCCGCCGTTCGCTCAGCATGGTGACGGTGGCGGGCCCGAGGAAGAGGTATTCCCGTACGATGCCGTCGCCGCCATTGTGGAAGCCCGCGCCTCCGCTGCCGGCGCGGAGGGCGTAGCGCGTGACGCGGAAGGGGTAGTTCATCTCCAACGC contains the following coding sequences:
- a CDS encoding (2Fe-2S)-binding protein, whose amino-acid sequence is MRICIDRCLCHGRTFGEIKKIAREAGDTTLETLQRRGVCGAGCGRCHPYVKRMLRTGETEFQELVGGDW
- a CDS encoding hydantoinase B/oxoprolinase family protein, coding for AGCLVNARPPAAVAGGNVETSQRIVDVALGALAQAMPDRVPAASQGTMNNLTIGGARADRTPFAYYETIGGGMGAGPNADGLSGVQVHMTNTRNTPVEALEMNYPFRVTRYALRAGSGGAGFHNGGDGIVREYLFLGPATVTMLSERRRQGPPGLAGGQDGTTGRNTLIHPDGAETPLPGKFSRRFEAGDRLRIETPGGGGWGKK